The DNA segment GCCCGAGCGGTGCCCAGTAAATAATAAAATCTGCTATTAATTAATGAAACAATGAATAAAGAGCTGTACGCTTGGGCTAGTGCCATCGCCTGCTGTTGTGCCcctaaccccccacaacaacYGGTCCACGTGCCCCATAGTACGGCAGCCCTCTGCGCCaacctgtgtgtttgttggttttaAACAGGAAGTCACAATTCCATTGGACCTTGTGTTCTAATTGGACAAATAGTGATCTGAATCATTCTTAAACAAAAAACCCTCCAATGTTCTCTTCCTGATTCTAACCCCATATCTGTTCTTATTCCCACAGGAGAGAGCTCCAACCCAGGTTCAGACAGTGAGCCCAGTTCCACAGCATCAGGAAACCATAAACAACACGGACGGAGGAACTCAAGACAGAAACATCACCACTGCATGGACTGCTTCACTAGTTTCTATGAGCCAGAGGAGTTGAGAAGACACACTTGTAGGCCCCACAGCTGTTCAGATTGCAAAGGCAGTTTAATTTGTCCAACTCACCTCATACCACATAAAAAGACCCTCAAGAGAAAGAAAACGTACCcgtgtggtcaatgtgggaagagatttCAGACACCAAGCAGCTTGAAGACGCACCAGCTTACTCACACAGGAAAGAAGTcgtaccactgctcccagtgtaggAAGACTTTCAGTTGTTCGTTCAATTTGAAGAGGCATcagagaatacatacaggagagaagcctttccacTGCTTCCAATGTGGGAAGAGCTTCCGTATGGAAGGACAGCTAAACGAACacaagagaatacacacaggagagaagccgtacCACTgctttcagtgtgggaagagctttggtCGGGCAGGAGCTCTAAAGGCACACCAGctaattcacacaggagagaagccgtaccactgctctcagtgtgggaaGACCTTCAGTCAGGCAGGACACCTGAAGACACACCATAGAACTCACTCGGGAGAGAAGCCGTACCACTGCTCTGTTTGTGGGATGAGTTTTCCTCTTTTACAGACCTTAAACAGACACCAGCTTACTCACACAAGAAAGATGCCTtatcactgctcccagtgtgacaAGAGCTTCAGTCAAACAGGAAGCCTGAGGGCACACCAGTTAACTCACACAgtagagaagccttaccactgccttcaatgtggaaagagtttcaGTCATTCATCAAATGTGACGGCCCACCAGttaactcacacaggagagaagaatTACCACTGCcctcaatgtgggaagagcttcagtcTGGCAAGATACCTGAAAAAACATTGTcgaactcacacaggagagaagccttaccactgccctcaatgtgggaagagtttccgTCAGTCATCACATCTGAGGGCACACCAGTTAACTCACACAGGAGCGAAGCCCTGTACCACTTCTCTCAGTGTGGGAAGATCTTCAGGCAGACAGCATACTTAAAGAGACACCAGCTAAACGTGGACACGTTTTTAGCCCGATCTACAGGCTCCCGATCAGATCCCGGACCATTTTTTTCCAAATCGGAGTAAATCCGGAGTAAAACCTAGCCCGGCAGCCCCGTAAAGTGTTAATACGTACCTGATTCCTGGTTGTTGGCTCTCGCTTTCTCCACTCTACAGGCTGTGGGGGCTGCCGCGGTAGGTTTCTCCACTCTNNNNNNNNNNNNNNNNNNNNNNNNNNNNNNNNNNNNNNNNNNNNNNNNNNNNNNNNNNNNNNNNNNNNNNNNNNNNNNNNNNNNNNNNNNNNNNNNNNNNNNNNNNNNNNNNNNNNNNNNNNNNNNNNNNNNNNNNNNNNNNNNNNNNNNNNNNNNNNNNNNNNNNNNNNNNNNNNNNNNNNNNNNNNNNNNNNNNNNNNNNNNNNNNNNNNNNNNNNNNNNNNNNNNNNNNNNNNNNNNNNNNNNNNNNNNNNNNNNNNNNNNNNNNNNNNNNNNNNNNNNNNNNNNNNNNNNNNNNNNNNNNNNNNNNNNNNNNNNNNNNNNNNNNNNNNNNNNNNNNNNNNNNNNNNNNNNNNNNNNNNNNNNNNNNNNNNNNNNNNNNNNNNNNNNNNNNNNNNNNNNNNNNNNNNNNNNNNNNNNNNNNNNNNNNNNNNNNNNNNNNNNNNNNNNNNNNNNNNNNNNNNNNNNNNNNNNNNNNNNNNNNGACAGGACATAATCCCGACACAGGACAGATCTATGTTTGATCCCTCCTCTATTCCTATGATTAATCCTGCTGTTGTATGTATTAAATAAAGAAGATATGCTTTCCCTCAGATAAAAAAAAAWGACTGAATTACAAAATCACATTAAAAACCACTCGGTCAGGTCAATcaagaaatacatattttataaaGATGAAAACCTATGGTGGTTGATTCAcaaataccaccctattccctatgtaStgcactacttttgcccagagcccTATCTAGAAAGGTAATAGGGTTATATTTGGGACGTAGCCAGTGGCACCATAATAACACAAGATTATGTTTCAGGAAGTAATAGCTAGATGGTTTAAAAGATTTTGAGCAACACAACGTACGGTATTGatggaggacagacagagggatCACCGTGACGATAAAGCCGGCAGGTTGTAAGAGGAAGGAAGGTCATATTCTCTCAAGtggtgtcccaaatgggacccaaTTCCTTGTaaactccttttgaccagggcccattgcgCCCCCCCATAGACACTAGGTAAGGTATAGGGTGTCGTTTGGGATGCAGATTTCTAGAGGATAGGACACGTCAGGAGTGGTACGGTATTAAATAGGGTATTAAAATATATCATACGACGAGACCACCATATACAACTGTATAACTCAGGCAGGAGYtacagtgcattcggaaagtattcagaccccttgactttttccacatgttgttacgttacagccttattctaaaatgtagaaccaaatataatgtattttataatgtatataatgtatttttaatacattatagagtgaggctgtaacgtaacaaaatgtggaacgagtcaatgggtctgaataatttACGAATTCAATGTATATGAGTCTTGTAACTATATAACTCAGGCAGGAGGTATATGAGTCGTGTAACTATATAACTCAGACAGGAGGTATATGAGTCTTGTAACTATAACTGAGGCAGGAGGTATATGAGTCTTTTAACTATATAACTCAGACAGGAGGTATATGAGTCTTGTAACTATATAACTCAGGCAGGAGGTATATGAGTCTTGTAACTATATAACTCAGGCAGGAGGTATATGAGTCTTGTAACTATATCCTGCGTCAGTTTAGTTACAAGAATCATATACCTCCTGCGTCAGTTATAGTTACAAGACTCATATACACCTGTCTGGTTATATAGTTACACGACTCATATACCACCTGTCGAGTTATATAGTTACAAGACTCATATACCCTCCTGTTGAGTTATATAGGTTTACAAGACTCATATACCCCTGTCTGAGTTATAATGTTACAGACCTTATACTCCTGTCTGAGTTATATAGTTACAAGACTCGATACATATCCACCTGTCTGAGTTATATAGTTACAAGACTCATATACCTCCTGTCAAGGTATATTAGTTACAAGACTCATATACCGTCCATGCGTCAGTTATAGTTACAATACTCATATACCTCATGCGTCAGTTATAGTTACAAGACTCATATCCTCCTGCCTGAGTTATATAGTTACAAGACTCCTATACCTCCTGTCTGAGTTTATATTAAAATAACTCATATACCTCCTGCCTCAGTTATACGTTACAATACTCATATACCTCCTGCGTCAGTTTATAGTTACAAGACTCATATACCTCCTGCCTGAGTTATATAGTTACAAGACTCATATACCTCCTGTCTGAGTTATATAGTTAAAAGACTCATATACCTCCTGCTCCAGTTATAGTTACAAAACGCATATACCTCCTGCCTGAGTTATACAGTTACAAGACTCATATACCTCCTGCCTCAGTTAGTTTACAAGACTCATATACCTCCTGCCTGAGTTATACAGTTAAAAGACTCATATACCTCCTGCTCAGTTATAGTTACAAGATCATATACCTCCTGCCTCAGTATAGTTACAAGACTCATATACCTCCTGCCTGAGTTATACAGTTAAAAGACTCATATACCTCACTGCTCAGTTATAGTTACAAGACTCATATACCTCCTGCCTGAGTTATAATCAGTTACAAGACTCATATACCTCCTGCCTCAGTTATAGTTACAAGACTCATATACCTCCTGCTGAGTTATAACAGTTTAAAATTACTCATATACCTCCTGCCTCAGTTATAGTTACAAGCTCATATACCTCTGCCTCAAGTTATATTACAAGACTCATATACTCCTGCCTGAGTTATACAGTTAAAAGACTCATATACCTCCTGCCTCAGTTATAGTTTACAAGACTCATTACCTCCTGTCTGAGTTATAATAGTTACAAGCTCATATACCTCCTGCCTGAGTTATAATAGTTACAAGACTATANNNNNNNNNNNNNNNNNNNNNNNNNatctcctccacccctccatctctgCCACTCTGCCACCTCTtcactcctccacctcctccatctctgccatctcctccatctccggTCCACCCTCCAGCTTGCCATCTCTTCCATTTCCTCcaactcctccatctcctccattccTACCACCTCCTCTTATCTCTGCCATCTCCTGCCACCtcactctccactcctccacctctGCCATCTCTTCCATATCTCCactctccacactcctccaccTCATCCACATACTCCTCCACCTCCCACCTTCTACCAGCTCTGCCACCTCCTTCCACTCTCGCCATCTTCTACCAGGTCTCTGCCACTCTTCCATCTCCTcgcatctcctccatctcctccatctcctcacctcctccatctctGCCCATCTCTGTCACCTCCTTCCAACTCCTCACTCCTCCGGACCTCTGCCATATAcgtgtggctctctctctcctccacctcctccacctcctcccctctctctccgatCTTCTgctcatctcctccatctcttgcCATCCTGCACCTCCTCaactcctccacctctccatctcctccacctcctccacctcctccacctcctccactttACCACCTCTACCTCTCTGCCATCTCTTGCACCTcctcactcctccactcctccacctcctccactcctccctccctcctctctgccatctctgccatctcctccatctcctccacctctgcatctctgcctctcctccaccctcctccactctccacctcctccacctcctccatctctgccatctctgcaccCCTCCAACTCTCCCTCCGTCCACCTCCTCCATCTCTGCCATCTCTGccacctcctcacctctccattcTCTGCCATCTCtgccatctcctccatctccttcaaCCTCTGCCACTTgccatctcctccacctcctccacctctcacctcctccactcctccccctccaccttcctcccgatctctgcctctctgcccacCTCCCTCCAACTCCTCCACCTCTGCCATCTCTGCCATTCTCCTCCAcctacctccacctcctctctctgccatcttgccacctcctccaactcctcccaccttgccatctctccatcctccacctcctccactcctccatctctgcCATCTCTTGCACCTCCTTCCAACTCCCTCCACCTCTGACTCTCGccatctcctccactcctccacctcgTCCACCTCCTCCATCTCTGCCATCTCTGccacctcctccactcctccatcgcTCCATCTCTGCcatcttcctccatctcctccagcctctccatctctgccatctctccacctccacctcctccacctcctcatctCTGCATCTCTGCCACCTCCTCCAATCCTCCACCTACTGCTCACTCTgcatctcctccacctcctccaccttctccatcctgccatctctgcacctcCTCCAACTCCTCCACCTTGCCTCTCTGCCATCTCCTCACTCTCCATCCTCcactcctcacctcctccactcTGCCTCTCTGCCACCTCCTcaactcctccacctcctccacctctccatcttgCCATCTCTgcaacctcctccctctccatctctgcctctctccatctcctcacctCTGCCAGGCTCTgcatctccctccaccctcctccactcctccacctcctcactaTCTTCTCCATCTCGGCCACCTCTCCAATCCTCCActtgcctttctctctcccctccacactCCTCCATCCTGCCATCTCTGCCACCTCCTCCAAACTCCTCCACCGCTCCATCCTTCCTGCAGTCTTCCCTGAGCGCGCAGCTGTTGTGATGTCAGGTACCCACATCAGTCTAGTTGGGATTCTGGTCGCTAGGGTTCTGGTTATGATTGATATACCTCCATCTGCCATGGATAATCAGTAAAGCTCTATTAGTAATCCTGTGGTGTTGTTTTTTATATTATAACCGGTTGTGGGCTGACAAGTTTTTGGTTGTCAGGTAACATTAAATCCTTGTTCTCTCTTAGATGTCCTCCCTTTTCTACCGGTATGCAgttatcctgtttccattgaatgTTAGTGTTTTCCCCTGGTTGCCCTCATCTGGTTCGTGTCTCCTGGCCCCTGTACAACGCCTCTCTTTTTAAATTTTTACTTTCTTATCTTTTTTTGTGTCAGGCGAAAGGAAGGATGAAATAAAGTATTACAAGGCTGCAGTTATGTTATTTAGAAGGTGGTTCAGGTATTATAATATCCGAGCTTCTTTCATTTTATcattataactttttttttcgTTTCTTTCTATTCTTTTATTTTGATTTCTTCTCttcttatttcttttttttttttcttcgtggtttttctttttttttccccttttctttcttatcttcttttttttttattcctgtcttctttcttgttatttttttaattttttcttattttatctATTATGGTGTGTCACTTATCTTCTTTcgttattttcttttcttttgtgtgtcTTTTTTTTGGTTTCTGTTGTGTATTAGAGCTTCAGGGTTCTTAGGAATTTGAAGATAGAGGTATCGCTTTGCTTTAAATTGTGTGTTGGACTGTTCTCAATAGCTGATAGCCATTAAAGTCATGTTTATATTCTGCTCTGTTTCCACACGACACATTAGGAACTGAGACTGTTAATGTACTTAAATCTCCTGATTTTAGTAAGTAAATAGAGGACAGTTCAGTTTAGCAATTGTTCAGAACAAAATATCTAATTCATAGTTACAACTTAAATAGACAGACGGACAGAATCAAGACAGACTGAAATCTGAACCAGGACAGAAGGACAGACCAGCATCCGGGACGGCACTAGAGGCAGAATCAGAAGGACAGAGAACCAGGACACCAAAGAATACAGGACAGAATCAGACACAGGATAGAATCCAGACAGGAAGAATCCGACCAGGAAGAATACAGCAGACAGAATCCAAACACAGGACAGATCAGAcaggacagatcagacagacagaatcCAAAGACCAGATCCAGACCAGACAGAACGACAGGAGAATCCGAACAGGACAGAATAAGACAGGACAGAATAACAcaggacagatagacagacagaatcGCGACAGAATAGGATATGCGACAGGAAGATCTATGTTTGATCCTTATTCTATGATTAATCTGCTGTTGTATTGTATTAAATAAGAGATATGCTTCCTCAGATAAAAAAAATGACTTGAATACAAAATCAATTAAAAAACTAGGTCAGGTCAATcaagatacatgttttataagATGAAAACTATGGACGTTGTTAAATACATCGCCAACTAAACATATTAGTGACTACTTTGCCAGGTATCCTTAGAAAGGTAATAGGGTTATAGTGAGTAGCAGTGGAACATCATAAACAAGATTATTTCAGGAAGTATAATGCTAGATGGTTTAAAAGATTTTGAGAACACAACGTACGGTAATGATGGAGTACAGACAGAGGATTCACCGTGACGATAAGAGGAGTAGTAAGGAGGGAGAGGTATATTCGCTCTACAGTGGTGTCCCAAATGGGAAATACTTGTAAATCCTTTTGAAAGCTATGCGCCAATAGACATAGGTAAGGTATAGGTGTCGTTTGGGATGAGATTTCTAGAGGATAAGGACAAGTCAGGGGTGGTACGGTATTAAATAGGTATTAAAATATATCCATACGACGAGACACCAATAAAGTATTAACTCAGAGGAGTAcaggcattcggaaagtattcagaccttgacttttccacatgttTTACGTTACAGTTATTATTAATGAATAGAAAcaatataatgtattttataatgtataattatttttaattacatTATAGAGTGAGGttgtacgtaacaaaatgtggaacgagTCATGGTCTGAATAATTACGAATTCAATGTATATGAGTTTGTAACTATATAACTCAGGCAGGAGGATTATGAGTCTGTAATAATCACGCGGAGGTATATGAGTCTGTAACTATAACTGAGGGAGGTATATGAGTCTTTGTAACTATATAATCAACGGCGGAGGTATATGAGTTTGTAACTATATAACTCAGGCAGGGGTATATGAGTCTTGTAACTATATAACTAGGCAGGGGTATATGAGTCTTGTAACCTATAACTGAGGCAGGAGGTATATGAGTATTGTAAGTAAAACAGGACGCAGAGGTATATGAGTCTTGTAACTATATACCTTGACAGGAGGTATATGAGTCTCTTCATAAGCTGATATAACAGACAGGTGTATATGAGTCTTGTAACTATAAATCAGACCAGGAGGTATATGAAGTCTTGTAACTACTATTCACTCATGGGAGTGAGTCTCCTGTATACTGTCGCTGATTATTCAGTGTTCATCAGTGCTGTTTATCTTATGGAAGCATCTACTGTTGTACTGATAGACTACCGTCTGTATATATATCGCTTCACTTATTCTTTACACTAGATCGCTACAGTAGAGTGTCTTGTGAAAGGGCACGTATCTCCTGATTATTCCTACGCAGTGTTTTCAACATATGATTCAGCTGTATGCAATCATTTCAATCAGGCAGCAGAgcagaagaagagaaaaaaatatccattCATTTTCGTTGAAGATGAATCGTCTCGTGTGCGTGAGACAGGAAGAAGGAATGAGGAACGCTGTATTTCTTCCCTTGAGAGACTGGTTGTTCCAGGGTGACGAGACGCAGCTTTCAGAACAGTGTGCGTAACCATCAGATGAAACGCAAACAcaacaaataatatttttctgTCCTGTAGGAATCGCTAACTGAAGATTTCTGTCTTAGATGAATTTGATGGTAACGGCAGAAAGGATGTTATCCTCAATATGATATCGTGCTGTTAACTAATGCATCATGGAATAGAAGGACCGGTGAGTTGACGCAGCGACTGGTGGTACCTGTAGAACCCTGCGTTTACGCGGGTTCACCCGTAAGTTGGAACTATACGCCCGCGTGGGGTGCTCTGCGAATGAGAAATATAGGATTGGCAGTTTCCTCATTCTCTATCATTCGCGATGTTCTCAATTATTTGCGACGCACGTAGAGACGGGGACTTGGTTGTCTGCAGTCAGATCAGATCGAACTGTAGATGAAATGAGTATATTCATTGTGATGTTTATTCTTCTTAGTGACTGGCTAGCGCTCCTGGGCGTGATTGCATTATGAAAATTGACATGACTCAAGAGCCTAGAATTCGATTGTTTGAAAATGCACTGCGTCAGGATATACAATCATTGGAGATGGACGGCAATTGGAGTGCCACTATTACATCAAGATCACTCGTTACTGTAGTCGATCTAGTGTAAAAGTAATAGATGCGTTGAACTTGGTATATTGACCAGCACGGTTAGGTCGATTTGTTATCTTTGATGTACGAACGAAAGTGTGGGGATGCTGTACTTAGTAATAGATAACGACTGAGCACTGTATGACAATACACTGAATTATAATCAGCGTGGATTCTAAGATGAATAACAGAACTCACATCGCCCAATGAGGTAATAAGTGAGGCTTACTAAAGAGTACCTCATATTTAACCAGCGCTGTGCATGGAGTATATATAGATTACTAGACTCAGTTACGATAATATGTACTAGCTCGTTGAGAGTTATTATAGTTGTACGTAAGACTCATTATACCTTCCTGATAGCTAGAGTTATTACTAGTACAAAGAGGCTATCATATCTCATGCGTTCAGTCAGGAGGTATATGAGTCTTGTAACTACTATTCCCTCATGGCGAGTGAGTCTGTATTACTTAGTCGCTGATTATTCAGTGTTTTCATCAGTGCTGTTTATCTCTATGTAAGCATCTACCTGTTGTACTAGATAGACTACCGTGCTGTATATATCCAGTTCACCATCTATCTCTTTTACACTAGATCGACTACAGTAGAGTGTCTTGTGAAAGGGCACCGTATCTCCTGATTATTCCTACGCAGTGTTTTCAACATATCGATTCAGCTGTATGCAATCATTtcaatcagcagcagcagcagcagaagaagaagaaaatcacAATAATAATCATTCATTTTCGTTGAAGATGACAATCGTCTCGTGTGCgttgagacaggaagacaggaatGAGGAACGCATGTATTTTCCACTTGAGAGACTGGCGTTGTCACGGGTGACGGAGACGCAGCTTTCAGGACCACAGTGTGCGTCAACCCCATCAGATGAAACGCAAACACAATCAAATAAATCCATCCTCTTTCTGTCTGTACGAGAAATCGTCGACTCGCCAATCTCCTGTCTCTACAAAATGAATCtgatgagagacggagagagagatgaatttcTTTAATCTCTATTTTAACAAGGAAGACCGAGAGACCTAGTTATTTCAAAGAGATGGCCCGCTGAAAAAYAAATGTGATTAAACGCATCAGTGATGGCATTTGTTTCCGCAATGAGGCCGGTGTRTGGATTAWTTTGTTGTGGCAGAGACGAGGAAGTAGAACCCTTCAGGGATTTGACAGATTTCCAGGAATTTTGGGTGGGTTCCCATTACAATCCCGAAAGAACGATGacataataatcaaatcaaatcaaattgtgtttgtcacatgagccgaatacaacaggtgttgacctcacagtgaaatgcgtcGCCTACGACGCTGAAAGCTTTCCCCTGGCCACTATTTTCAAAGTGTAAAAGCTTTGAGTTATTTGACTCATTCGATCCAGCTGGAAGCCGAGAAGTGCCAGAGGCTTCTTAACATGAACTTGGCGTCTCCAGCTCTCGAGATCCTTGTTGGTTAGGGATAGATATAGAGCCACGGTTGGACACTTCAGAAAACCAGCCATGGTTGGACGAGTCAGCCGTGAGTGGATAGCTGTATCGGCCATCTGTTGGATTAGCCTAGCCGTAGCTGCATACTAGAGTCATGTCGGAAAATAGAGAATGGTGGGATGTATCCAGTCAGCTATGAGTTGGATAGCTAGGTAGCTTCAGCCCCGTTCATAGTCCCAGACCAAAATCTAGTCTGGGGGGGTCCAAAAGCGACCGGTGCAAGAGTGAACATTCCCGTGACTGTTTTTGTTCCTAAAACTTGTTCAAACTTGAACTCGGTTCACTCATTCCATCACAGCCCGAAACCGTATTATGTATGCCTTATGTGTTAAATGCGCTTTGATTGAATAAAAAACTCATACCAACCAGATATATTTCAGGTAGGTGATTGTGCGCTGAGAATgtaagtatctctctctccctgaatcTCAAGTTCTTCTCAGTTCCGGGAATAACCATCCAGGAACCGTCATGGTATAAACCCTCCTAGCAGGTTTTTTCACAATCTATAGAATCAAGGATTCCATGAATCATGAGTGGAATTTGTTCATTTAGAGTGGTAAATATAtcaccagtacacacacacacactggttgtcGTAATCGTCAAAGGCTTTTGtcttaccacacacaccacacacacaacacaacacacacacacacacacacacacacacacacacaccaacaccacatcaccacacacacacacacacacacacactgacaacggacacacacacacaccaacgacacACGGACgacggacaacacacacaccacacacacacacacggacacaaccacgacaccacccacacacacacacgacactacacacggaccacacacacgacagacacacacacacacacacacaaacacaccacggacatcacacaacacacacacacacgcacatacacacaggcgcacacccacacacacgacacacacaccgacacaccacacgacacagcacacacacacgacacacggacacagacacacacacggacacgacacaacacaacacacacacggacacacggacacacacacggacacacacacacacacacacggacacacccacacacaacacacacaccacaccacacacacacaacaccacacaccaccacacacacaacacacacacacacacacacattcaacaaacaccacacacaccacacacaccacacacacacacacacccacacaaacacacacacagaggagttaTTGCTATTAGCTGGTTGCTATGCAACCCTCTTGctcttgttagcataacaaatgactagctagacattttatgATTTTGGTGTGTTTGTTAAAATTCAACCGGCGTTTGGTAAATCCAGGAGAGTTGTCAGATTGTTGTTCAGAGACTTGGCGGAGctgtagggttgatctgagcgttctgacctcacatcGGCAGTCAAGCCACCAAGCGTAACTGCTAACATTGgctgctacttccagacacataatcagagaacacctcactctgaccattttacctcCCTCTAGCAGAgctgttaggctgttttcatgttatccagagcgtggGTGACGTAACTGTGCTCGGCAAcgaattaaaacattttatatctTTGCCAactgtttactgacaccggcacACATCTCACACAGGTATTTGAGCGTTCATTCTACTTAGTTTCATCAGTGACACGAGCCCTTACCTAGTGAAttctaaattacttctatgctcgtctTCAGGCAGCAACACTGGAATATCAttgcatgagagcatcaactgttTCGGACGGCTCGGGTGTTATTCACGGCCTCCTGGCCAGCTGCTCCCTATATATTTAGTTCTGCTGATATGTTAATTTTCTTGCTGCTTCTTTTGAGGGACTTGACTCGTACTTGTTATTCCTTACTTCTTCTTACCTCtgtattatttctttattttttttgatgTTTTTTATAACTGCTCTTTTGGTCTctggggctcgtaagtaagggCTCATTTGTACGTACTGTAAGGCTTTCGTGacatacacctgttgttttcggcgcatgtgactagaTTAAACGACTCTGACAGTTTAGATAGGtgatgtaagtaagacctttaaacaggtcaacatgcagggccgcagggccagacggatcaaTATAGGAGTGTGCTCCGAGCATGTACTGAcgaactggcaggtgtcttcactgacatttcaacctctccctgtctgagttgtaataccaacatgtttcaagcagaccaccaaagtccctgtgcccaagaacaccaaggtaacctgctcTAAAGGACGTACCGACCCcgtgcactcacgtctgtagccatgagtgtctctgaaaggttggtcatggctcacagtaAACACCCtcatcatcctggaaaccctagacccactccaattgttTGCATactcccaacagatccacagatgacacaatctctattttTTCCCCTCCTACATGCtgttttcccacctggacaaaaaggaacac comes from the Salvelinus sp. IW2-2015 unplaced genomic scaffold, ASM291031v2 Un_scaffold6188, whole genome shotgun sequence genome and includes:
- the LOC112078749 gene encoding zinc finger protein 180-like; this translates as MERAFKEEAMERAFKEEAEESAIKEEEKEERAVTEEEEERAITEATEERPLKEEVKESGVKEEESPIKEENRDVSSPDLEEVDSITDPGESSNPGSDSEPSSTASGNHKQHGRRNSRQKHHHCMDCFTSFYEPEELRRHTCRPHSCSDCKGSLICPTHLIPHKKTLKRKKTYPCGQCGKRFQTPSSLKTHQLTHTGKKSYHCSQCRKTFSCSFNLKRHQRIHTGEKPFHCFQCGKSFRMEGQLNEHKRIHTGEKPYHCFQCGKSFGRAGALKAHQLIHTGEKPYHCSQCGKTFSQAGHLKTHHRTHSGEKPYHCSVCGMSFPLLQTLNRHQLTHTRKMPYHCSQCDKSFSQTGSLRAHQLTHTVEKPYHCLQCGKSFSHSSNVTAHQLTHTGEKNYHCPQCGKSFSLARYLKKHCRTHTGEKPYHCPQCGKSFRQSSHLRAHQLTHTGAKPCTTSLSVGRSSGRQHT